In Neorhizobium sp. NCHU2750, a single genomic region encodes these proteins:
- a CDS encoding mandelate racemase/muconate lactonizing enzyme family protein, with protein sequence MKIVAVRTHLLEHRLDVAFESASMRFDRRAHVLVEIECDDGTIGWGECLGPARPNAAVVATYANWLIGENPLETEKIWARLYNALRDQGQRGLTVTALSGIDIALWDIKGKHFGVPVSILLGGRFREEIRAYATGSFKRDGVDRVEDNAADVARYRTEGFHATKIKIGFGVEEDLRVIRAVRDAAGPDMRLMIDANHGYDAIEAIRLGNAAADYGIDWFEEPVVPEQLAAYREVRAKQPIPVAGGETWHSRWGMREPIETRAVDIVQPDLAGVGGFTEAKRVADLAALHGVRVVPHVWGTAVHIAAALQFMAAMVPSPVRTNPVEPILEFDRTHNPFRQAIVKTPLEHQRGVLQIPNGPGLGIEINRDALKEFRMPDEKGIA encoded by the coding sequence ATGAAGATCGTTGCGGTTCGCACCCACTTGCTGGAGCACAGGCTCGACGTCGCGTTCGAAAGCGCTTCCATGCGCTTCGACCGGCGCGCGCATGTGCTCGTCGAGATCGAGTGCGACGACGGGACGATCGGCTGGGGCGAATGCCTCGGCCCCGCCAGGCCCAATGCCGCCGTCGTCGCCACCTATGCCAACTGGCTCATCGGCGAAAACCCGCTGGAAACCGAAAAGATTTGGGCAAGGCTGTATAACGCCTTGCGCGATCAGGGCCAGCGCGGCCTGACTGTCACTGCCCTTTCGGGCATCGACATCGCGCTCTGGGACATCAAGGGCAAGCATTTCGGCGTCCCGGTCTCGATCCTGCTCGGCGGCCGTTTCCGCGAAGAAATTCGCGCCTACGCCACCGGCAGCTTCAAGCGCGACGGCGTCGATCGTGTCGAGGACAATGCGGCGGACGTTGCCCGTTATCGCACTGAGGGCTTTCACGCCACCAAGATCAAGATCGGCTTCGGTGTCGAGGAAGACCTTCGCGTCATCCGCGCCGTACGCGATGCCGCAGGTCCCGACATGCGGCTGATGATCGACGCCAATCACGGCTACGACGCGATCGAGGCGATTAGGCTCGGCAATGCCGCAGCCGACTACGGGATCGACTGGTTCGAGGAACCCGTCGTGCCCGAGCAGCTCGCCGCCTATCGCGAAGTTCGTGCAAAGCAGCCCATACCGGTTGCCGGCGGGGAAACCTGGCACAGCCGCTGGGGCATGCGCGAGCCGATCGAAACCCGCGCGGTCGACATCGTCCAGCCGGATCTCGCAGGCGTCGGTGGCTTCACCGAAGCCAAGCGCGTCGCCGATCTTGCGGCTCTGCACGGCGTCCGTGTCGTGCCGCATGTCTGGGGTACGGCAGTCCATATCGCCGCCGCCCTGCAATTCATGGCGGCCATGGTCCCGAGCCCGGTCCGCACCAATCCGGTCGAACCGATCCTCGAATTCGACCGTACCCACAACCCCTTCCGTCAGGCGATCGTCAAGACACCGCTCGAACATCAGCGCGGTGTCCTGCAGATCCCGAACGGCCCCGGCCTTGGTATCGAGATCAATCGCGATGCGCTGAAGGAATTCCGGATGCCCGATGAAAAGGGGATCGCCTGA
- a CDS encoding VOC family protein gives MTSGIHHITAITRKIQANVDFYVGFLGLRLVKRTAGFEDAQQLHLFYGDGAATPGSLVTFLAWEDGSLGRVGHGAPSEISFAVDREAIGFWLTRALACNVKMTGPSQEFGEPVLRLTDPDGIIVKLVGVDAYDDWVWWSEGGIGQADAIRGIRGATILSEKADETAAFLERHTGFVPGSVEGAVQRLTSESGQIIDVRNAGGFWTAAPGTGTIDHVAVRAVSREAVDDLHKALQAENAGDINVHDRHYFYSLYVREPGGTLIEVATDAPGFTADEPLETLGSELFIPKHFKADHEALKVMLPQFGLPGEERVIYRDLPFVHRVHMPENWDGTTLVLLHGSGANETAMLPFGRKAAPNAMLIGLRGRSTDEGSPRFFRRFSQTTFDQKEIASEVEAFVAFIEDIGPAYGADLARIAFVGYSNGGNMLGAVMQLRPEVIARAVLLRSMNVLEARPTVDFSGVQVLSLSATDDFYGPLAGELEDRLRSAGAELTTRVLDTNHGIGPEDEAIARDWLKERMA, from the coding sequence ATGACCAGCGGCATTCACCACATCACGGCCATCACGCGAAAGATCCAGGCGAATGTCGATTTCTATGTCGGCTTTCTGGGACTTCGGCTGGTCAAGCGGACGGCCGGTTTCGAGGATGCGCAGCAGCTGCACCTGTTTTATGGCGACGGGGCTGCGACACCCGGTTCGCTGGTCACGTTTCTGGCCTGGGAAGACGGGTCGCTTGGGCGTGTCGGGCATGGGGCGCCGAGCGAGATCAGCTTTGCCGTCGACCGCGAAGCGATCGGCTTCTGGCTGACAAGGGCGCTCGCCTGCAATGTGAAGATGACCGGGCCGAGCCAGGAATTCGGCGAGCCGGTGCTGAGGCTGACCGATCCCGACGGGATCATCGTCAAGCTGGTGGGTGTCGATGCCTATGACGACTGGGTGTGGTGGAGCGAGGGCGGCATTGGGCAGGCCGATGCGATCCGCGGCATTCGCGGCGCGACCATCCTTTCGGAAAAGGCGGATGAGACGGCGGCCTTCCTGGAACGGCATACGGGTTTCGTGCCCGGCTCGGTCGAAGGCGCGGTGCAGCGGCTCACGTCGGAGAGCGGCCAGATCATCGATGTGAGGAATGCCGGCGGGTTCTGGACGGCGGCACCGGGGACCGGGACGATCGACCATGTGGCGGTGCGTGCGGTAAGCCGCGAGGCGGTCGATGATCTCCACAAGGCGCTTCAAGCCGAGAATGCCGGCGACATCAATGTCCATGACCGGCATTATTTCTATTCGCTCTATGTGCGCGAGCCGGGCGGGACGCTGATCGAGGTGGCGACCGATGCGCCGGGCTTTACCGCCGACGAGCCTCTCGAAACGCTCGGGTCTGAACTTTTCATTCCAAAGCATTTCAAGGCCGATCACGAGGCGCTGAAGGTGATGCTGCCGCAATTCGGCCTGCCGGGCGAAGAGCGGGTCATCTATCGCGACCTACCATTCGTGCATCGCGTCCATATGCCGGAAAACTGGGACGGGACGACGCTGGTTCTGCTGCATGGCAGCGGTGCCAACGAGACGGCGATGCTGCCCTTCGGGCGCAAGGCGGCACCGAATGCGATGCTGATCGGCCTGCGGGGGCGTTCCACCGACGAGGGCTCTCCGCGCTTCTTCCGCCGCTTTAGCCAGACGACATTCGACCAGAAGGAGATTGCCTCGGAGGTCGAGGCCTTCGTCGCCTTCATCGAGGATATCGGACCGGCCTATGGGGCCGATCTCGCCCGTATCGCATTCGTCGGCTATTCGAATGGCGGCAATATGCTGGGTGCCGTGATGCAGCTTCGGCCGGAGGTGATCGCCAGGGCGGTGCTGTTGCGCTCGATGAACGTGCTGGAGGCACGGCCGACAGTCGATTTTTCCGGCGTGCAGGTTCTGTCGCTGAGCGCGACCGACGATTTCTATGGTCCGTTGGCGGGCGAGCTGGAAGACCGGCTGCGCTCGGCGGGGGCAGAGCTGACGACCAGGGTGCTCGATACCAATCACGGCATCGGGCCAGAGGACGAGGCGATTGCCCGAGACTGGCTGAAGGAGCGGATGGCGTGA
- the kdgD gene encoding 5-dehydro-4-deoxyglucarate dehydratase has product MTPEEIKAALGAGLLSFPVTHFDAEGEFKQDSYQQHIEWLSGFEAPVLFAAGGTGEFFSLSPDEVPTIVRAAKEASGNTAIVSGCGFGTKVGVEMAKAVEKAGADGVLLLPHYLIDAPQEGLYQHVKKICQSVGIGVMVYNRDNSILHVDTLQRLCDECPNLIGFKDGTGEIGLVRQITATIGDRLMYLGGMPTAELFAEAYLGAGFTTYSSAVFNFVPGLAVEFYKALRAGNRTRCEEILKDFFYPFMTLRARRKGYAVSAIKAGVRLQGFDAGKVRPPLDDLTREEEEILHKLIGTHVRHF; this is encoded by the coding sequence ATGACGCCTGAAGAAATCAAGGCAGCGCTCGGCGCTGGCCTTCTGTCCTTTCCTGTTACCCATTTCGACGCCGAAGGCGAGTTCAAGCAAGACAGCTATCAGCAGCATATCGAATGGCTGTCCGGCTTCGAAGCGCCCGTTCTTTTTGCCGCCGGCGGTACCGGCGAGTTCTTTTCACTCTCCCCTGATGAAGTGCCCACCATCGTGCGTGCAGCCAAGGAAGCATCCGGCAATACCGCCATTGTTTCGGGCTGCGGCTTCGGCACGAAAGTCGGCGTGGAAATGGCAAAGGCCGTGGAAAAGGCCGGCGCCGATGGCGTTCTTCTCCTGCCGCATTACCTGATCGATGCGCCGCAGGAAGGTCTCTACCAGCACGTCAAGAAGATCTGCCAGTCGGTCGGCATCGGCGTCATGGTCTACAACCGTGACAACTCGATTCTGCATGTCGATACGCTGCAGCGCCTGTGTGACGAGTGCCCTAACCTGATTGGCTTCAAGGACGGCACTGGTGAGATAGGACTTGTGCGACAAATCACCGCCACGATCGGTGACAGGTTGATGTATCTGGGTGGCATGCCTACGGCAGAACTGTTCGCCGAAGCCTATCTCGGAGCCGGTTTCACCACCTATTCGTCGGCCGTCTTCAACTTCGTGCCGGGCCTTGCCGTAGAGTTCTACAAGGCCTTGCGCGCAGGCAATCGCACCCGTTGCGAGGAAATCCTGAAGGACTTTTTCTACCCCTTCATGACGCTGCGCGCCCGTCGCAAGGGCTATGCCGTTTCCGCCATCAAGGCCGGTGTTCGCCTGCAGGGCTTCGATGCCGGCAAGGTTCGCCCCCCACTTGACGACCTGACGCGAGAGGAGGAAGAAATCCTCCATAAGCTGATAGGTACTCACGTAAGACATTTCTGA
- a CDS encoding ROK family protein, with protein sequence MTAGTSVLCADIGGSFIKFGLSRAAGEVEEIDRVPTPRSDWRALADALRMLADEADPAGKMPIGLSVTGLVDPVTGAGLSANVPCLTGLPVATSMASVTGRPVFAANDADCLTLAEANDGVGRGHAVVFCIIIGTGIGGGIAVDGHILRGAGGVTGEWGHGPATNTSVEIGGKLRHVPRFSCGCGQSGCVDAIGGARGIERLHTLFHGEERSSHQVVDGWQAGDVKAGETIEAYLQLVADPLAVAINTVGPSIVPVGGGLASAGALIAALDEAVRARILNRFERSLLVPAVRREDGGLMGAAVLARQGVADAGSA encoded by the coding sequence GTGACGGCTGGTACTTCGGTCCTCTGTGCCGATATCGGCGGATCCTTCATCAAGTTCGGCCTGTCGCGGGCAGCGGGCGAGGTGGAGGAGATCGACCGGGTGCCGACGCCGAGGTCGGATTGGCGGGCTCTCGCTGACGCACTCCGCATGCTGGCCGACGAGGCGGATCCCGCCGGGAAGATGCCGATCGGGCTTTCGGTGACGGGGCTCGTCGATCCAGTGACGGGTGCCGGCCTCTCTGCCAATGTTCCCTGCCTGACCGGGCTGCCGGTCGCGACATCGATGGCGTCGGTCACAGGGCGTCCGGTGTTTGCCGCAAACGATGCCGACTGCCTGACGCTTGCGGAAGCCAATGACGGCGTTGGGCGCGGCCATGCGGTGGTGTTCTGCATCATCATCGGTACCGGGATCGGCGGCGGGATTGCGGTTGACGGACATATCCTGCGGGGTGCCGGTGGGGTGACCGGCGAGTGGGGCCATGGCCCGGCGACGAATACGAGCGTCGAGATCGGCGGAAAGCTTCGCCATGTACCGCGCTTTTCCTGCGGCTGCGGACAATCGGGCTGCGTCGACGCGATCGGCGGGGCGCGCGGGATCGAGCGGCTGCACACGCTGTTTCATGGCGAGGAGCGCAGCAGCCATCAGGTCGTCGACGGCTGGCAGGCGGGGGACGTCAAGGCTGGCGAGACGATCGAGGCCTATCTGCAGCTGGTGGCCGATCCTCTGGCCGTGGCGATCAACACGGTCGGTCCGTCGATCGTGCCGGTCGGCGGAGGGCTCGCGTCTGCCGGGGCGCTGATCGCGGCGCTCGACGAGGCGGTGAGGGCGCGCATATTGAACCGTTTCGAGCGCTCATTGCTCGTGCCTGCAGTTCGGCGCGAGGATGGCGGACTGATGGGTGCCGCCGTACTGGCGCGACAGGGAGTGGCCGATGCCGGTTCTGCTTGA
- a CDS encoding M20 family metallopeptidase: protein MTISVSAEDIDDKAILEELVRWVEIETPSHDAAAVNRLADHVEQLAKAASLDVERLPGTLGLGDILAVRSPRAEGSNEKTVLVLAHLDTVHANGVIAKQLPLKRDGDRLYGPGIYDMKSGALLALEALKIAVAKGSRMPIDLVFVPDEEIGSISSRAFMEKLAASAGYSLVVEPARDGGKIVIARKGVAMYDIVIRGRASHAGTRPQDGRSAIRAAARLVLDLEALNDAERGVSVTVGTIHGGTGRNTVPAECRMLVDVRVPDGAAATEITGKIAAMKPVDPDITFEINGQMNRPPFAQSEEGVKLFDAASEIAAELGITLVGVSTGGGSDGNFTAALGVPTLDGLGADGAGAHTFDEYIFVSSLAPRTALLANLMMSLEPK, encoded by the coding sequence ATGACCATTTCCGTTTCCGCAGAAGATATCGATGACAAGGCCATTCTGGAAGAACTCGTCCGCTGGGTCGAGATCGAGACACCATCCCATGACGCCGCTGCCGTCAACCGGCTGGCGGATCATGTCGAACAGCTTGCCAAGGCGGCCTCGCTCGATGTCGAGCGGTTGCCGGGCACGCTCGGGCTTGGCGATATTCTCGCCGTCCGCTCGCCGCGGGCGGAAGGCAGCAACGAGAAGACGGTGCTGGTTCTGGCGCATCTCGATACCGTGCATGCGAATGGGGTGATCGCCAAGCAATTGCCTCTGAAGCGTGATGGCGACAGGCTGTACGGGCCGGGTATCTATGACATGAAGTCCGGCGCGCTTCTGGCGCTGGAGGCTCTGAAGATCGCGGTCGCCAAGGGCAGCCGGATGCCGATCGATCTGGTCTTCGTGCCGGATGAGGAGATCGGCAGCATTTCGTCGCGCGCCTTCATGGAAAAGCTTGCGGCAAGCGCCGGCTATTCGCTGGTCGTCGAGCCTGCCCGCGACGGCGGCAAGATTGTCATCGCCCGCAAGGGTGTAGCCATGTACGACATCGTCATTCGCGGCCGCGCCTCGCATGCCGGCACGCGGCCGCAGGATGGACGCAGCGCCATTCGCGCGGCAGCCCGGCTGGTGCTCGATCTCGAGGCGCTCAATGATGCGGAGCGCGGCGTGAGTGTCACGGTCGGCACGATCCATGGCGGCACGGGCCGCAATACCGTCCCGGCGGAATGCCGGATGCTGGTGGATGTGCGCGTGCCGGATGGCGCAGCCGCGACGGAAATCACGGGCAAGATCGCAGCGATGAAGCCGGTCGATCCGGATATCACCTTCGAGATCAACGGCCAGATGAACCGGCCGCCCTTCGCCCAGTCGGAAGAGGGTGTGAAGCTGTTCGACGCGGCTTCGGAGATTGCCGCCGAACTCGGGATCACGCTTGTCGGCGTATCGACCGGTGGCGGCTCGGACGGCAATTTTACCGCAGCACTCGGCGTGCCGACGCTGGACGGGCTCGGTGCGGATGGCGCAGGCGCCCATACGTTCGACGAATACATTTTCGTCAGCAGCCTTGCGCCGCGCACGGCGCTTCTGGCGAACCTGATGATGTCGCTCGAGCCCAAATAA
- a CDS encoding AGE family epimerase/isomerase: protein MSEAGQPSKFWSELPYHRRWLLGQAEGLMDFFQYRAINPKGGFYDLDDEGRPLPGNNPVRGIHASARMVHCFSIAYMLGRPGAGDLIDHGMNFLWNGHRDEKHGGYVWSMNDDGPADTNKQGYGHAFVLLAASSAKVIGHPLADRMLADITEVLETRFWEKQHGAIAEEFTADWGPIDGGSYRGQNSNMHLTEALMAAFEATGEQHYLDKAESIADLLIRRLAGSTGFRVGEHFDVNWILNKDYYHPDEMFRPAGTTPGHALEWARLTLQLWVLGGKKHAWMPDAAKNLFIQAMSLGWDKEKGGFFYTLDWDDKPAKTNKLWWPMCEAAGAAHYINQHLPRDPFFEDSYRLIWSTIANRFIDHRHGGWHEELTEDLAPAHTLFPGKGDIYHAFQACLIPLYPADGSLTKMIGEAEGNI from the coding sequence ATGAGCGAAGCCGGTCAGCCATCGAAATTCTGGAGCGAGCTTCCCTATCATCGGCGCTGGCTTCTTGGCCAGGCGGAAGGCCTGATGGATTTCTTCCAGTATCGCGCCATCAATCCCAAGGGCGGCTTCTACGATCTGGATGACGAGGGCCGCCCGCTGCCCGGCAACAACCCGGTGCGCGGCATCCATGCCTCCGCCCGCATGGTCCACTGCTTCTCGATCGCCTACATGCTGGGTCGTCCGGGCGCAGGCGATCTCATCGACCACGGCATGAATTTCCTCTGGAATGGCCATCGTGACGAAAAGCACGGCGGTTACGTCTGGTCGATGAACGACGACGGCCCGGCCGATACCAACAAGCAGGGTTATGGCCACGCCTTCGTGCTGCTCGCCGCCTCTTCCGCCAAGGTGATCGGCCATCCGCTCGCCGACAGGATGCTCGCCGATATCACCGAGGTCCTCGAAACCCGCTTCTGGGAGAAACAACACGGCGCCATCGCCGAGGAATTCACCGCGGACTGGGGCCCGATCGACGGCGGCAGCTATCGCGGCCAGAATTCCAACATGCACCTCACCGAAGCGCTGATGGCAGCCTTCGAGGCGACCGGCGAACAGCATTATCTCGACAAGGCGGAATCGATCGCCGACCTCCTCATCCGCCGCCTTGCCGGTTCGACAGGCTTCCGCGTCGGCGAGCATTTCGACGTCAACTGGATCCTCAACAAGGATTATTACCACCCCGACGAGATGTTCCGCCCCGCCGGCACCACGCCCGGCCATGCGCTGGAATGGGCCCGCCTGACGCTGCAGCTCTGGGTACTTGGCGGCAAAAAGCATGCCTGGATGCCGGATGCGGCGAAGAACCTGTTCATCCAGGCCATGTCACTGGGTTGGGACAAGGAGAAGGGCGGCTTCTTCTACACGCTCGACTGGGATGACAAGCCCGCCAAGACCAACAAGCTCTGGTGGCCGATGTGCGAGGCGGCGGGCGCTGCCCACTATATCAACCAGCACCTGCCCCGCGATCCGTTCTTCGAGGACAGCTACCGGCTGATCTGGAGCACCATCGCCAACCGCTTCATCGACCACAGACATGGCGGCTGGCACGAGGAACTGACGGAGGACCTCGCCCCCGCCCACACGCTCTTCCCCGGCAAGGGCGATATCTACCACGCCTTCCAGGCCTGCCTCATCCCGCTCTATCCGGCAGACGGCAGCCTGACCAAGATGATTGGCGAGGCGGAAGGCAATATCTGA
- a CDS encoding DUF922 domain-containing protein, giving the protein MKTIVSVGLFLLVFVSSAAADDWAPVEQVKTYTVNGSSGIELYSQIGEKGPSIGGGVRTIAYTDFKLLWSRKYEPQPDGACVLTSARPSLTLIYILPKAGRIADSMKAKWQVFADGVRRHERHHGEMIVEMVREIEAVSVGLSVPDDPKCQKIRQELTAKLGEISRRNRERHRDYDKVEMNDGGNVHQLILNLVNEGK; this is encoded by the coding sequence TTGAAGACGATTGTGTCGGTGGGGCTGTTTCTTCTGGTGTTCGTGTCTTCTGCGGCGGCGGACGACTGGGCGCCGGTCGAGCAGGTGAAGACCTATACAGTGAACGGTTCCTCGGGCATCGAGCTTTATTCGCAGATCGGCGAAAAAGGACCGTCGATCGGCGGCGGGGTGAGAACCATTGCCTATACCGATTTCAAGCTGCTGTGGTCCCGCAAATACGAGCCTCAGCCGGATGGTGCCTGTGTGCTCACGTCGGCAAGGCCCAGCCTGACGCTCATCTATATCCTGCCGAAGGCGGGCAGGATTGCCGACAGTATGAAGGCGAAGTGGCAGGTGTTCGCCGATGGCGTGCGCCGGCACGAGCGGCATCATGGCGAGATGATCGTCGAGATGGTCAGGGAGATCGAGGCGGTCAGTGTCGGCCTGTCGGTGCCGGACGATCCGAAATGCCAGAAGATAAGGCAGGAATTGACGGCGAAGCTCGGCGAGATCTCCAGGCGCAACCGCGAGCGGCACCGGGACTATGACAAGGTGGAGATGAACGATGGCGGCAATGTCCACCAGCTCATTCTCAATCTGGTGAACGAAGGCAAGTGA
- a CDS encoding FadR/GntR family transcriptional regulator, which yields MNEELKLDTIGFPKTRATQLSDTLRQAIADGQFPPGSRLPSEAQLTQTHGVSRTVVREAIAALRSDRLVEARQGAGVFVLQATPSPPPFNLSLGHIDLARVSSMIELLELRTAVEVESAGLAALRRSPAQEEVIIDRHYAVRASLDANQPTSEADFALHLAIADATNNPRFREFLTMIGRNVIPRAALRGDHDDADQSAYINLLVEEHQAIVDAISDGDEEGAREAMRKHLRGSQLRYRNLLRAIREDNR from the coding sequence ATGAACGAGGAGCTCAAGCTGGATACGATCGGCTTCCCAAAGACCCGCGCCACGCAATTGAGCGATACGCTGCGCCAGGCAATCGCCGATGGCCAGTTTCCGCCCGGATCCCGTCTTCCCAGCGAAGCGCAGCTGACCCAGACGCATGGCGTCAGCCGGACCGTGGTGCGCGAAGCGATCGCCGCATTGCGCTCCGACAGGCTGGTGGAAGCCCGCCAGGGTGCCGGCGTCTTCGTGCTGCAGGCAACGCCATCCCCTCCACCTTTCAACCTGTCGCTCGGCCATATCGATCTCGCCCGCGTATCCTCGATGATCGAACTGCTCGAATTGCGGACCGCCGTGGAGGTCGAATCAGCCGGACTTGCGGCGCTTCGGCGCTCTCCGGCACAGGAAGAGGTCATTATCGACCGCCATTATGCGGTGAGAGCCAGCCTCGATGCCAACCAGCCGACCAGCGAGGCGGATTTCGCCCTTCACCTCGCTATCGCCGATGCCACCAACAATCCGCGCTTTCGCGAATTCCTGACGATGATCGGCCGCAATGTCATTCCCCGTGCGGCCTTGCGCGGCGACCACGATGACGCCGACCAGTCCGCCTATATCAATCTGCTGGTCGAAGAGCATCAGGCCATCGTCGATGCCATTTCGGATGGCGACGAGGAAGGCGCCCGCGAGGCCATGCGCAAGCACCTCAGGGGAAGCCAGTTGCGATACAGAAATCTGCTGCGCGCGATACGAGAAGATAACAGATAA
- a CDS encoding amidohydrolase family protein: protein MLVRTLSGPAPKTKLPEGAVDTQMHMYLPGYPALPGGPGLPAGALPDPDQYRQLMGWLGINRVIITQGNAQQKDNGNLVACLSEMGDVARGVCVIDATTSDAEMERLSAAGVVGARIMDLPGGAVGLSELEIIDAKAAEHGWMLAIQFDGSNILDHEPRLAALKSRWCLDHHGKFFCGVTPDSDEVAAVMRLMDAGNLWFKFAGVYESSKSGGPDYADVAAVARALGAYAPERIIWGTNWPHNLAREQTDYPDDAALTDTVLGWLEDDASRRLALVDNPRQLFGLRPGEL from the coding sequence ATGCTCGTCCGCACCCTCTCCGGTCCCGCTCCGAAAACGAAGCTGCCTGAAGGTGCGGTCGACACCCAGATGCACATGTATCTGCCCGGCTATCCGGCCCTGCCCGGCGGGCCGGGCCTGCCGGCTGGCGCCCTGCCCGATCCCGATCAGTACCGCCAGCTGATGGGCTGGCTCGGTATCAACCGGGTAATCATCACCCAGGGCAATGCGCAGCAGAAGGACAATGGCAATCTGGTCGCCTGCCTCTCGGAGATGGGCGATGTCGCCCGCGGCGTCTGCGTCATCGACGCTACGACGTCCGATGCCGAGATGGAACGGCTTTCGGCGGCTGGCGTGGTCGGCGCCAGGATCATGGATCTGCCGGGCGGCGCCGTCGGCCTTTCCGAACTCGAGATCATCGATGCCAAGGCCGCAGAGCACGGCTGGATGCTCGCCATCCAGTTCGATGGCAGCAACATTCTCGACCACGAACCACGCCTTGCCGCGCTCAAATCCCGCTGGTGCCTTGACCATCACGGCAAATTCTTCTGCGGCGTAACGCCCGATAGCGATGAGGTCGCTGCGGTAATGCGCCTCATGGACGCCGGCAACTTATGGTTTAAGTTCGCGGGTGTCTACGAGTCCTCAAAGTCCGGCGGCCCTGATTACGCCGACGTTGCAGCCGTGGCACGGGCGCTTGGCGCCTATGCGCCGGAACGCATCATCTGGGGGACGAATTGGCCACACAATCTGGCTCGCGAACAGACGGATTATCCGGATGACGCGGCGCTAACCGACACAGTACTCGGCTGGCTCGAGGACGATGCGTCCCGAAGGCTGGCTCTTGTGGATAATCCACGACAACTCTTCGGCCTGAGGCCTGGGGAGCTGTGA
- a CDS encoding copper homeostasis protein CutC yields MPVLLEVCVDSAEGLAAAIEGGAERIELCSALDLGGLTPSRGLMALAARMPVPAYAMIRPRAGDFVFDAASRDVMLADIDAARQSGLAGVVLGASLGNGRLNVDLLASLAERAEGMGRTLHRAFDLVPDADEALEQAIALGFERILTSGLAVKAPDGMAMLHHLVERADGRLSTMAGSGITPGNVAHIAAATGVSEVHASCRLPVTFVDEALVGFGFAARQQHRTSSVVVAEMRAALAELVAGHR; encoded by the coding sequence ATGCCGGTTCTGCTTGAGGTCTGTGTCGACAGCGCCGAAGGGCTTGCCGCCGCAATCGAGGGCGGGGCTGAGAGGATCGAGCTTTGTTCGGCGCTCGATCTCGGCGGGCTGACGCCATCCAGAGGGTTGATGGCACTGGCCGCCAGGATGCCGGTGCCGGCCTATGCGATGATCCGGCCGCGGGCAGGCGATTTCGTCTTCGATGCCGCCTCGCGGGATGTGATGCTGGCCGATATCGATGCGGCGCGGCAAAGCGGGCTTGCCGGCGTGGTTCTCGGTGCAAGTCTCGGTAATGGTCGGCTGAATGTCGATCTGCTTGCCTCGCTTGCTGAACGCGCCGAGGGGATGGGCCGGACCCTGCATCGGGCCTTCGATCTGGTTCCAGATGCGGACGAGGCTCTGGAGCAGGCCATCGCTCTCGGTTTCGAGCGCATCCTGACATCGGGGCTGGCTGTAAAGGCGCCGGATGGCATGGCGATGCTTCATCACCTTGTCGAGCGGGCAGACGGGCGGCTTTCGACCATGGCGGGCAGCGGGATCACGCCGGGCAACGTCGCCCATATCGCTGCTGCAACCGGCGTCAGCGAGGTTCATGCCTCCTGTCGCCTGCCGGTGACTTTTGTCGACGAGGCGCTTGTCGGCTTCGGCTTTGCGGCCCGGCAGCAGCACCGGACCAGTTCCGTCGTGGTGGCCGAGATGCGTGCCGCGCTTGCGGAATTGGTGGCCGGGCATCGGTAG